GCAGGCATCAGGCACGAAGCCGTCGAAGCCAGCCGCTGCGGCGGCGCGGCTGGCGAGGCCGAGCAGGATCGGGGGCAGGGCGGGCCAGGGGTTGCCGCTGACCGGGTCGGTGGGGCTGTAGCGGTAGCCTTTGGCGTCGCTGACCCAGCCGAGCGAACCGCAGTTGGTCAAGGCTACGGCCATGTTCAGGCCGCCTGGCGTTTGCATATGCCGGAACGGGGCCGCGCGCAGCACCGGGCGCAGGGCGTCGAGCAGCGGTTCGATCTCGGCCAGGGCGAAGCCGGGCAGCAGCACGGTGTGGCTGGCCAGACGTTGTGGCTGGGGGCCGAACAGGTCGAGGTCGGACTGGATCATGGCATCAGTGCGCTTTAGGCGATGAGCGATTGTAACGCTCCTACAGAAACCGGGGATGCATAAAAAAGGAACCGCGGCGCCAGGGAGAGGAGACGCCGCGGTTCAAGGGGGGAGCCGTTAACGCTGGGTAGCGGTGGCGGTGTTGCCATTGCCCATCTGGGTGATGGTGGCGCTCTGGTTGGCGCCGGCCTGGTCGACGAAGGCCTGGTTGCCGGTGCCGCCCTGGGTCACGTAGGCGACGTTGGCGGTGTCGGCCTGTTTGATGTCGGCGCTGTTGCCACTGCCATAAAGCTGCGTGGTGTGGCTCTGGTTGGCATAGCCCGACTGGTCGAGGGTGATGCTGTTGCCGCTGCCGTTGGACGAACCGGTGGCGTAGTTGTCGCTGCCGCGCTGGTCGGCAACCAGAATGTTGTCGCTCCCGTTCTGGTCAAAGTACAGCTCGTTGTTGCTGTCGGCCTGCTTGGTCTGCATGCTGTTGTTGGTGCCTTTCTGGGTCAGCGTGGCCAGTTGATAGGCGCCGTTCTGGGTCAGGTTGACGCTGTTGCCGGTGCCTTTCTGGTCAATCAGCGCAGTTTGGTTATTCCCGAACTGGCCACCGAGCTTCTCACCCTTCCAGTTGCTGGCCATCACCTTGTTGCCCGTGCCCTGGGTGGTCACGGTCAGGCTTTGGTTGTCGCCGGTCTGGTAGGTGTAGTGCAGGTTGCTGTTGCCGGTTTGGGAGATGTTGGTGGTCGAGTTGTTGGTCTCGAACTGGTCGGCCCAGGTGGCGTTGGACTTGCCTTGTTGATACAGGTAAGCGGTGTTGTCCTGGCCAAAGCTCTGGTCGATGACGCCTTCGTTGAGCTGGCCGTTCTGGTTGACGGTGGCGTGGCTGCCTTGCTGGTTGTCCTGCCACACCTCCACCGAGTGGCCAGTGCCGTACTGGTCGATGGCGATGGTGCCGCCAATGCCGTCGCGCTGGTCACCGTAGGCCCAGTTTTGCTTGCCTTGCTGGTAGATCTGGATGTCGCCGTCGGTGTGCGTCAGGTGCTCGGCGGCGGCGTAGTTGTCCTGGCCGTCCTGGTTGATGACGCTGCGGTTATTGCTGCCGCCGAACAGCTGCTCGACCACCGCTTCGTTGCGCTGCCCGTTTTGCTGGGTGGTGGCCTGGCTGCCTTGCTGGGTGTCCTGCCACACAATCGAGCGGTTCTCGCTGCCTTGCTGCATCTGCAGCGACTGGTTGCCTTCACCCACCGACTGGCTGGCAAAGGCGTCGTTGAACGAGCCACTGGCCTGCTGGGTGATCTGGCTGCCGTTCTCGTACAGCTGCTCGGCGTAACCGGCGTTGTACTGGCCGGTGGCGCTCTGCTGGATGTCGCTGGTGCTCTCCTGCTGCACCGCCAGGTGGTTGTGGCCCTTGCCGGTCTGGGTCTGGGTGGCCGAGGCGAACGGGGCGACGGTTTGCTGCACGTCGGCGATGTTCTGGTTACCGGTCTGGGTCTGGTTCGAGGTGCTGTCGTCAGCCATGACCTGGCCGGCCAGGGCCAGGACGATGGCGGCACTTAAGGGAGCGAGCTTGAACATGGTGGTGCCTCCAGGTCTATCGGAATTGGGTGATCTGAACATGCTGGCCATTGCCGGCCTGGGTCACGGAGCTGCTGAGCCCGGAGCCGGCCTGCACGATGCTGGCGCTGTTGTCGTTGCCGATCTGGTCGATGCTGGCGCTGTTACTGGTGCCGCTCTGGCGGATCGACGCACTGTTGCCATTGCCCTGCTGGCTGATGCTGGCCATCAGGTCACTGCCTTCTTGCAGGATGTACGCTTCCTGCGCACTCCCGGCCTGCACGATCTGGCCCAGCAGGGCCTGGCCGTTCTGGTCGAGGGTGGCGCGGTTGCCAGAACCCTGCTGCTCGATCACCGCCACCTGGCCGGCACCGGCCGGCAGCAGGCGGATGATCACCGGGTCACCGAGGTCGTTGCCGGCGGCAAGGTCGGCGTTGTCCATCAGGTCGTCGGCCTGTGCCGGGCCCACCAGGGCCAGGCACAGCAGCAGCGGGTACAGGCGGTTCATGGCGTTCTCCTGGCCTTACTGCACGGTCACGTTGACGGTGCGGGTGGTGCCTTGGCTGCTGGTGATGGTCGCCTGCGGCGCCGCCGTCGGGATCACCGTGGTGCTGTTGCTCACCGTCAGCCGCCAGCGGCCGGTCACCGGTACCGTGGTGGTGCCGAGGGTTTGCACGCCGGTGGTGGTGGTCACACGCACGGTGATGGTGTTGCCGGTGGTGACCGAGGACGTGCCACTGATGTCCCAGTTGTACCGGCCGTTGGAGCGTGCCAGCACCGTGGCGGCAGTCACCGCGAAGGTCTCGGCGGCTGGCCGTGGCTGCACGTTGACCGTCACCGTGCCGTTGCCCGACACCGCACCCAGCGCATCACGCGCCTGGTAGGTGAAGGTGGTGGTGAACGCCGAGGTGACGCTGGTCGGCGGCGTGTAGGTGACGCTGGTGCCGTCGGTGCTCACCGTGCCGCGCCCGGCCGGGGGTTGCGTGAGGTTGGCCACGGCCAGTGGCACGTTGCCTTCCGGGTCGGTGTCGTTGGCCAGCACGTTGATGGTCAGCGGTACACCCAGGGTGGTGACGGTTTCCGGGTTGGCGGTCGGCGGCTGGTTGGGCGCGACGTTGATGGTGACGTTGGCCGGGGCCGACTTCAGGCCCTTGGCGTCCATCGCCCGGTAGGTGAAGGTGGCCACCAGCGGCTGGGTGGCACCGGCCGGCGGGGTGTAGGTGACCGCGGCGCTGCCGTTGAGCACCACTCCGCCCAGGCCGGTACCCGGCTGGGTCAGGTCGGTGATGCTCAGTGGCACGTTACCGTCCGGGTCACTGTCGTTTTGCAGCAGGCTCAGGGTCAGCGGCACGCCAACGGTGGTGCTGCCGACATCGGCCTGAGCCAGCGGCGGCTGGTTGGCGGCTTCGACCGGTGCGTTGCCGACGATCACCACCGGTTCCACGTCGCTGCCGCCGTGGGCGGACTTGACGGTGATGGTAGCCGGCGGCTGGGCCAGGTCGTTGATGGTCAGGCTCTGCAGCGTGCCGGACTTCGACAGCCGGCCATACCCTTGGGCAATGATGTCGGGGATGACCACTTCGTCGCTGGAACGTGCTTCGATGGTCAGCCGTTTGTTCGCCCATTCATAGCGTGCGGTACTCACCTTGACCACGTCGGACAGCTTGCTCGACAGGGCCGTCGGCTGGGTGTTGGCAGCCGTGTTGCTGGCCGTGACGACCACCACCGGGGGCGGCGCGGCCTGGCTCAGTTGCTGGTTGAAGAACAGCCCGTTGTTGTCTGGCGTAAGGCTGAACTGGCACGGCGAGGGTGGCGTGCCGACCAGCGCCAGGCCATTGCGCATGCACAGGCTGGCGTTGTTCGGCGCCTTGGCGAAGACTGCCACGCGGGTGCCGCTGCCGTTGCGCGAGTAGGTGGCACGTTCCAGGGTGACCGGGGTTTGCGCACGTTGGTCAAGGACCTTGCCGGACACCGTGAACAGGTTGGTCTGGATGGTCCCGGCCGGGCCCTGGATGCGCACGAAGTTGGTACCGAACGGGCTGCCGATCACGGCCTCGGTGCGGTTCGGGTCGCCGATGTAGGTTTCGCTGGCACCGGTGTCCGGGTTGACCTCGGTGTACGGCCCGGTGGCACTGCGCAGGAACGGCCCCAGCGCGCCGCCCAGCGCACCGGTGAACACCCCCGGCGCGCCGATGCCGATGTCGCGGGTGATGTTGATCGCCCGGCGGCCCGGTGCAGCCACGTTCACCGTTTCCACGCCATAGGGGTGGGTGATGGTGTAAGTACCGGCGGTGGGCACCGACACCCGGATGCGGATGCGCGCAAAGCTCTGCTGGTCGCCATCCACCGGGTTCTCGGCGGCGAAGGCAGCCTCCAGCCCCGCGACATAGGCATCCAGTTCATAGCCACTGTTGCCCACCGCCGGGATGGTGGCCTCGGCCAGGAACCAGAACATCTCCGGCGGCCAGTTGTCGGGGAACACCAGCGGCAGTGCATCGTCGTACACGCCCGGTTCCGGCAGCAGGGTGCACATGTAGTTGGTGGCACCGGGCACCCGCGAACTGGTGGCGCGCGACTGGCACAGCTCCAGCTTCAGGCCGTCGCCGTCCTCGTACCACATCGGGTAGCCGCCGGTGGCGAAGGTGTAAGGGCCCGGGTCGACATCGCTCAGCGCCGCGAAAGCCGCGCTGGTGACGGTGAGTGAAAAACCGGCGGCGAACAGCGCACGGCGTGGCCAAGTATTCATGCGGCCTCCTGGAAGGCTGAGCCTTTGTCTGTTCATGGCAGCAGCACCACGTCTTCGCTGTCGCTACCGCCGTTGCTGCTGGTGACCTGCACCTTGGCCGGCGGGATGGGCGAGAGGCTGGTACTGAGGGTTTTCAGCGCGCCGTCGCCGCTGAGGTTGCCGATCAGCGCCCCGTTGCCGGTGTGGGCGGTGAGGGTGGGCGGCGACGTTTCGTCGCTGGTGCTGGCCACCAGGGTCAGGGTGCCGTTGGCCAGGCTGTACTCGGCGCGGGTGATGGTCACCAGGTCAGTCAGTGGCAGGCTGGCACTGGTGACGCTGCTGGTGGGGATTGCCGCGCTGTTGTCGGCGCTGATCAGCAGGTTGGTGCCCGGTGCCGGGTTGAGCACCGACTGGGCATACCAGGCACCGGTGCCGTTGGCTTCGGTCAGCGACAGGTTTGGCGTTTGGCTGGTGAGGGTGACGGTGGCCGGTGGCGGCGGGGCCATCACGAACATGTCCTGCTGGGCATGCAGGTCGCCGTTCTCGGTGCGCCGCGAATACGTGCTGCGCAGCGGCATCAGCGGGGTGGGGCGGGCCACCTCGGACAGCTTGCCGGAGATGGCGAACAGCTCGGTGCGCAGGTCGATGCCGCCAGGGCCTTCAATGCGTACGAAGTTGGTGTTGAACGGGCTGCCGGTGACGCGCTCTTCCAGGTTGGGGTCGCCGATGAAGCGCTCGTTGCCTTCTGTGTAAGGCCCGTTGACGCTGCGCAGGAACGGCCCCACATCGCCCTTGAGCGCGCCGCTGAAGTCGCCGGCGCCGGCAATGCCGATGTCGCGGGTCATGTTGATTGCACGGCGCCCGGCGGCGGGTACGTCGAACACTTCGACGCCGTAGGGGTGGGTGACCACATAGGTGCCGGCGGTGGGCACATCGACGCGGATGCGCACCCGGGCAAAGCTCACCTGGTCGCCTTCGACCGGCTCTTCGGCGGCGAAGGCTGCTTCGATGGCCGTGCCGTAGCTCAGGTCGATGCCGCGCGCGGCGTCAACGATGGCGGCGTCGGCGGTGAACCAGAAGGCTTCATCCGGGAAGTTGCTGGGGAAGTTGATCGGCTGGGTGTCGTCGAACACGCCGGGGGTGGGCAGCAACGTACACATGTACGAAGGTGCCCCCGGTGCGCCAGGCACCCGCGAGCTTACGGCTTTGGTCAGGCACAGGTCGAGGGTTCGACCGTGGCTGTCCTGGTACCAGGCGGGGAAGCCGCCGTTGGGTTGGGTATAGGCCCCTGGGTCGACTGCATACAGCGCAGCCTGGGCCGGAAGCTGGAGCATGCCGGCGACGATCGCCACTGCCAGCGGGTTGGGTATCGGTCGGTGCATGAGTCTATTCCTCCTGCAAACGGGCCCATGGACTTGGGGCGTCTGAACAGGAGTCGGCAACAGTCGTGCCAGGTTGTTTGCTTTTGGCTGCAGGCCATATGGGACGCGGCTTCCAGAGTAGGGGTCGTTGTTGGCCTGAAGGGCGGGGGTGGGTTGCGTTCCCCAAGGTTGGGGGCGCGGTTGGGTTTGCGAACGGGCGCCGCTTTGCGGCGCATCGCGGATAAATCCGCTCCTACAGTTGCAACGTGTCAGCCCTGACGCACACCCTGTAGGAGCGGATTTATCCGCGATGCGTCGCAACGCGACGCCCGATCTCACAGGCGCAATGATGACGCCCAACCAAATCTCCCGCACACTGCCCAAAAAAACCAAGCCCGATGCCCCGACCGTGAGGCGGCATAGCTGGAGTAGAACATGGCGCGACAATTACCCATAACAAACGCCGAAGACCCGCTGCACGAAGCCCGCCAGGCCCGCCTGCGCCTGGCCAGCGAAGGCGAGCTGCCACTGGGCATGCTGCGCGAAGAAATCGACGCCTCCTGGCGCCGCAGCCTGGGCCATGGCCTGGATTGCCTGCAGGGCGAACAGGTAGGCCTGGGCCTCGAACAGGGCCACGACCTGCGTACCTTGCTGGCCCGCAACCGCCTGCTGCTGGACGCCGTCACCCCCGAACTCGACTACCTGGTGGCCCGCCAGGGCAAGGCCGGCATCATCATCCTCGGCGACGCCCAGGCCAACGTGCTGGCCATCGAAGGGCAAAAACACGTGCTCAACCGCGAAGGCCTGCGCGACCTGCACCCCGGCAGTTGCTGGAGCGAATCGCTGCGCGGCACCAACGCCATCGGCACGGCAGTGGTGGAAGGGCGCCCCACCTTGATCAATTGCGGCGAGCATTACCTCGACCGCCTCAGCCCGTTTTCCTGCACCTCGGTGCCCCTGCGCGACCCGGCGGGCGAGGTGATCGGCGTGCTCGACATCACCCGCGAAGGCGTGATGGCCCAGCCCCAGGACAGCCTGTCGATACTGATGATGGCCGCTGGAAATATCGAAAGCCGACTGTTCGGCCTGTACCACCCCGAGCACCTGGTATTGGCCTTTCACAGCCGCCCGCAGTACCTCAACAGCGCCTGGCACGGCCTGCTGGCCCTGAGCCTGGACGGCGAAGTGCTGGCGGCCAACGACAACGCCTGCCAACTGTTGCAGGTGCCTCGCCAGGAGCTGGTGGGTCGGCGTAGCAGCGACCTGCTGGGCGAGCGCTCGCCTGCCTTCATCGCACGGGTGTTGCAAGGCGGTGTAAGCAGCGTGCAAACCGCCAAGGGCGAGTTTTACTTCCGCGCGCTGCAGCTGCCGCGTCACGGCCAGTTGAACGGGGCCGCGGCGCCCGGCAAACCTGCATCCACAGCCAAATCACCGGCCCTGGATGCCCTGGCGGGCGGCGATGTTCGGTTGGCGCGCAACCTGCGCATGGCCCGTCAGGGCTTGGGCAATGGCCTGCCGGTGCTGCTGCTGGGCGAAACCGGCACCGGCAAGGAGGTGGTGGCGCGGGCACTGCACCAGGCCAGCCCGCGCGCAGACAAACCCTTTGTAGCGGTGAACTGCGCGGCAATCCCCGAAGGCCTGATCGAATCCGAACTGTTCGGCTACCGCGAGGGGGCCTTTACCGGTTCGCGCCGTGGCGGCATGGTCGGGCGGCTGATGCAGGCCCATGGCGGCACCCTGTTCCTCGATGAAATCGGCGACATGCCCCTGGCCTTGCAGGCGCGGTTGCTGCGCGTGTTGCAGGAACGCCGGGTGGCGCCCTTGGGCGCCGGCGATGAACAAGAGATTGACGTGGCGCTGGTCTGCGCCACCCACCGCGACCTCAAGCGCCTGGTGCAAAGCCAGCACTTTCGTGAAGACCTGTACTACCGGGTCAACGGCGTGTCTCTGCGCTTGCCGGCCCTGCGTGAGCGCGATGACCTGGCGGCCCTGATCGAGGACTTGCTGGCCAAGGCCGGCAGCAAAGGCGTAACCCTGGACCCGGCGTTGAGCGCACTGCTGGAAGGCTTCGACTGGCCAGGCAACATCCGCCAGCTGGAAATGGTGGTGCGCACGGCGCTGGCCATGCGCGAAGACGGCGAGCAGGTGCTCACCCTCGACCACCTGACCGACTGCCTGCTGGATGAACTGGCCAGTGGCTCGCCACCTTCGGGCAGCCTCAAGGACAACGAGCTGGACATGATCCGTGGCGCATTGGCGCGCCACCAGGGCAATGTGTCCGCCGCCGCCGAGGCGCTGGGTATCAGCCGGGCGACGCTGTACCGCAAGCTCAAGCACTTGCGGGGTTGACATGGGTAACCTGTTCGCAAGGCTGGTGGAAACCAGCGACCCGGCACTCATGCGCCAGGCTTTGGCCTGGCTGTACGGCTTCGTGCGCCCGCACCGGCGCGCCATCGGTGTGCTGCTGGGCCTGTCGTTGGGTGCCTCGCTGCTGGCGCTGGCGCAGCCTTGGTTGGTCAAGACGCTGATCGACGAAGGCCTGTTGGCCAAGGATTACCAGACCCTCTGGCACATGGCGGCAATCATGATCATCGCCGGCCTGCTGGGCACCGTGCTGGCCGGGGTCAACCGCTACCTGCACACGCGGCTGTCGGGCCGCATCCTGTTTGCCCTGCGTGATGACCTGTACCGCCACCTGCAGCAATTGTCGCCGACCTT
The genomic region above belongs to Pseudomonas sp. PSKL.D1 and contains:
- the alkB gene encoding DNA oxidative demethylase AlkB; this translates as MIQSDLDLFGPQPQRLASHTVLLPGFALAEIEPLLDALRPVLRAAPFRHMQTPGGLNMAVALTNCGSLGWVSDAKGYRYSPTDPVSGNPWPALPPILLGLASRAAAAAGFDGFVPDACLVNHYLPGTRLSLHQDRDERDFGQPIVSVSLGLPAVFLLGGLQRADRTQRIPLSHGDVLVWGGEDRLRFHGVLPIKPGEHPRMGERRINLTLRKAG
- a CDS encoding curlin; the encoded protein is MFKLAPLSAAIVLALAGQVMADDSTSNQTQTGNQNIADVQQTVAPFASATQTQTGKGHNHLAVQQESTSDIQQSATGQYNAGYAEQLYENGSQITQQASGSFNDAFASQSVGEGNQSLQMQQGSENRSIVWQDTQQGSQATTQQNGQRNEAVVEQLFGGSNNRSVINQDGQDNYAAAEHLTHTDGDIQIYQQGKQNWAYGDQRDGIGGTIAIDQYGTGHSVEVWQDNQQGSHATVNQNGQLNEGVIDQSFGQDNTAYLYQQGKSNATWADQFETNNSTTNISQTGNSNLHYTYQTGDNQSLTVTTQGTGNKVMASNWKGEKLGGQFGNNQTALIDQKGTGNSVNLTQNGAYQLATLTQKGTNNSMQTKQADSNNELYFDQNGSDNILVADQRGSDNYATGSSNGSGNSITLDQSGYANQSHTTQLYGSGNSADIKQADTANVAYVTQGGTGNQAFVDQAGANQSATITQMGNGNTATATQR
- a CDS encoding curlin, whose product is MNRLYPLLLCLALVGPAQADDLMDNADLAAGNDLGDPVIIRLLPAGAGQVAVIEQQGSGNRATLDQNGQALLGQIVQAGSAQEAYILQEGSDLMASISQQGNGNSASIRQSGTSNSASIDQIGNDNSASIVQAGSGLSSSVTQAGNGQHVQITQFR
- a CDS encoding Ig-like domain-containing protein; amino-acid sequence: MNTWPRRALFAAGFSLTVTSAAFAALSDVDPGPYTFATGGYPMWYEDGDGLKLELCQSRATSSRVPGATNYMCTLLPEPGVYDDALPLVFPDNWPPEMFWFLAEATIPAVGNSGYELDAYVAGLEAAFAAENPVDGDQQSFARIRIRVSVPTAGTYTITHPYGVETVNVAAPGRRAINITRDIGIGAPGVFTGALGGALGPFLRSATGPYTEVNPDTGASETYIGDPNRTEAVIGSPFGTNFVRIQGPAGTIQTNLFTVSGKVLDQRAQTPVTLERATYSRNGSGTRVAVFAKAPNNASLCMRNGLALVGTPPSPCQFSLTPDNNGLFFNQQLSQAAPPPVVVVTASNTAANTQPTALSSKLSDVVKVSTARYEWANKRLTIEARSSDEVVIPDIIAQGYGRLSKSGTLQSLTINDLAQPPATITVKSAHGGSDVEPVVIVGNAPVEAANQPPLAQADVGSTTVGVPLTLSLLQNDSDPDGNVPLSITDLTQPGTGLGGVVLNGSAAVTYTPPAGATQPLVATFTYRAMDAKGLKSAPANVTINVAPNQPPTANPETVTTLGVPLTINVLANDTDPEGNVPLAVANLTQPPAGRGTVSTDGTSVTYTPPTSVTSAFTTTFTYQARDALGAVSGNGTVTVNVQPRPAAETFAVTAATVLARSNGRYNWDISGTSSVTTGNTITVRVTTTTGVQTLGTTTVPVTGRWRLTVSNSTTVIPTAAPQATITSSQGTTRTVNVTVQ
- a CDS encoding sigma-54-dependent Fis family transcriptional regulator, with the protein product MARQLPITNAEDPLHEARQARLRLASEGELPLGMLREEIDASWRRSLGHGLDCLQGEQVGLGLEQGHDLRTLLARNRLLLDAVTPELDYLVARQGKAGIIILGDAQANVLAIEGQKHVLNREGLRDLHPGSCWSESLRGTNAIGTAVVEGRPTLINCGEHYLDRLSPFSCTSVPLRDPAGEVIGVLDITREGVMAQPQDSLSILMMAAGNIESRLFGLYHPEHLVLAFHSRPQYLNSAWHGLLALSLDGEVLAANDNACQLLQVPRQELVGRRSSDLLGERSPAFIARVLQGGVSSVQTAKGEFYFRALQLPRHGQLNGAAAPGKPASTAKSPALDALAGGDVRLARNLRMARQGLGNGLPVLLLGETGTGKEVVARALHQASPRADKPFVAVNCAAIPEGLIESELFGYREGAFTGSRRGGMVGRLMQAHGGTLFLDEIGDMPLALQARLLRVLQERRVAPLGAGDEQEIDVALVCATHRDLKRLVQSQHFREDLYYRVNGVSLRLPALRERDDLAALIEDLLAKAGSKGVTLDPALSALLEGFDWPGNIRQLEMVVRTALAMREDGEQVLTLDHLTDCLLDELASGSPPSGSLKDNELDMIRGALARHQGNVSAAAEALGISRATLYRKLKHLRG